Proteins from a genomic interval of Tenacibaculum sp. SZ-18:
- a CDS encoding DCC1-like thiol-disulfide oxidoreductase family protein has product MKTLNNHTILYDEDCPLCNAYTSTFINTKMLDNEGRKPYCKISNHEREFVDIERAANEIALVDNEKNRVIYGIDSLLRIIGFSFPVIDKIGNFAPVNYLLRKLYSFISYNRKVIMPSEKKDDNNLQCSPSFNIKYRLLFIVFGLLITVVTLFQFSELIEFLPSSNYKREIVLAAGMVVSQLLFLGNKDYQTQINYVGNIITVSLFGCIGLFQLMLLNEVFPLSQTLIMLGFTGTLALMFFEHKRRIQLLQLPSYLSWTWIGYRVVVLPIILIV; this is encoded by the coding sequence ATGAAAACATTGAATAATCACACAATATTATACGACGAGGATTGTCCTTTATGTAATGCGTACACAAGCACTTTTATCAACACTAAAATGCTTGATAACGAAGGAAGAAAACCTTACTGTAAAATTTCTAATCATGAACGAGAGTTTGTTGATATTGAACGAGCTGCGAATGAAATTGCTTTAGTTGATAATGAAAAGAATAGGGTAATTTATGGAATTGATAGTCTGCTCAGAATTATTGGATTTTCATTTCCTGTGATTGATAAGATAGGAAATTTTGCTCCTGTAAATTATCTTCTAAGAAAGTTATATTCTTTCATCTCTTATAATAGGAAAGTTATTATGCCTTCTGAGAAAAAAGATGATAATAATCTGCAATGTTCTCCAAGTTTCAACATCAAATATCGCTTGCTATTCATTGTCTTTGGTCTGTTAATTACGGTCGTAACACTTTTTCAATTTTCTGAATTGATTGAATTTTTACCAAGTTCAAATTATAAAAGAGAGATTGTATTGGCTGCAGGGATGGTAGTTTCTCAGTTGTTATTTCTTGGAAATAAAGATTATCAAACTCAAATAAATTATGTAGGTAATATAATCACTGTTTCATTATTTGGTTGCATTGGTTTATTCCAGTTAATGCTTTTAAATGAAGTCTTTCCACTATCACAAACTCTTATCATGCTTGGTTTTACAGGAACCCTAGCTTTAATGTTTTTCGAACATAAAAGAAGAATTCAACTTTTACAATTACCAAGCTATTTGAGTTGGACTTGGATTGGTTATCGAGTAGTGGTTTTGCCAATAATTCTAATAGTATAA
- a CDS encoding TonB-dependent receptor plug domain-containing protein, with protein MKKSYILLFLLGLFLFPFNVKVTAQSEKKVTIIVKDAKNKPVPGAVILFDNVRLKRWTNSKGVFKAKFKNTPKEISAFSPKVGLSKIAYNGNSKVEIVIADNNDLGINRSPTSKNIGAIQFRDFYDYLRGQVPGVNVTMDNAINIRGYNSVNGSTTPLFVLNNTPVDEVELGNIVPTTIKSVVVLKGPDASKYGSRGANGVIEIKTF; from the coding sequence ATGAAGAAGAGTTACATTTTGTTATTCTTATTAGGTCTATTTTTATTTCCTTTTAATGTTAAAGTTACTGCACAATCTGAAAAAAAGGTTACGATTATTGTAAAAGATGCAAAAAATAAACCAGTTCCTGGTGCTGTAATTTTATTTGATAATGTGAGATTAAAAAGATGGACAAACTCTAAAGGTGTTTTCAAAGCAAAATTTAAAAATACCCCGAAAGAAATAAGCGCATTTTCTCCTAAAGTTGGATTAAGTAAAATAGCTTATAATGGAAATTCTAAAGTTGAAATTGTTATAGCAGATAATAATGACTTAGGGATCAATAGAAGTCCGACTTCAAAAAATATTGGAGCTATTCAATTCAGAGATTTTTATGATTACTTGAGAGGACAAGTGCCTGGTGTAAACGTGACAATGGATAATGCTATTAATATTAGAGGTTACAATTCTGTAAACGGAAGTACAACACCATTGTTTGTTTTAAATAACACCCCGGTTGACGAGGTTGAACTTGGAAACATTGTTCCTACAACTATTAAATCTGTTGTTGTATTGAAAGGGCCAGATGCTTCGAAATATGGTTCTCGTGGTGCGAATGGTGTTATTGAAATAAAAACATTCTAA
- a CDS encoding RNA polymerase sigma factor, which yields MSNDFYTTSILPHAGIILKICRAYTDSQEDFEDFYQEACLQIWKTKDAFQQKSKWSTWIYRITLNVCLTLSKKHQRQHRKVSFSHELSENNKAFENEHLNLLYDAIKKLSEVDRAIILLHLEENPYKEIAAVIGTSANNIAVRINRIKKLLKELLDGKIN from the coding sequence TTGAGTAACGATTTTTATACAACCTCTATACTTCCACATGCCGGGATAATATTAAAGATTTGTCGCGCATATACAGATTCACAAGAGGACTTTGAAGATTTTTATCAAGAAGCTTGCTTGCAAATTTGGAAAACAAAAGATGCATTTCAACAAAAATCGAAATGGTCTACTTGGATTTATAGAATCACTCTAAATGTTTGTTTAACTCTTAGTAAGAAACATCAAAGACAACATAGAAAAGTATCATTTTCGCATGAACTTTCCGAAAACAACAAAGCCTTTGAAAACGAACATTTAAATCTACTTTATGATGCTATTAAAAAGCTATCAGAAGTTGACAGAGCCATTATTCTATTACATTTAGAAGAAAATCCTTACAAAGAAATTGCTGCTGTTATTGGAACTAGCGCTAACAATATTGCAGTTAGAATTAACAGAATTAAAAAACTATTAAAAGAATTACTAGATGGAAAAATCAATTGA
- a CDS encoding SRPBCC family protein gives MPIIILFTKIKARKELVFNLSRSIDLHKISAEKTDEKAIAGKKTGLIELDETVTWRAKHLGVYQNFTSKVTGCRPSEYFADKMVSGAFKSFKHEHYFSQENNTTTLVDVMEFVSPLGFLGKLADFLFLKRYMKQFLLERNNTIKLYAESDRWKEII, from the coding sequence ATGCCAATAATTATTTTATTTACAAAAATTAAAGCAAGAAAAGAATTAGTATTTAACTTATCACGAAGCATTGATTTGCATAAAATTTCTGCAGAAAAAACAGACGAAAAAGCTATTGCTGGAAAAAAAACAGGATTAATAGAATTGGATGAAACGGTTACATGGAGAGCGAAACATTTAGGTGTTTATCAAAATTTCACATCTAAAGTTACAGGTTGTCGTCCAAGTGAATATTTTGCAGATAAAATGGTTTCTGGAGCTTTTAAAAGTTTCAAACATGAACATTATTTCTCTCAAGAGAATAATACAACAACACTAGTTGATGTTATGGAGTTTGTAAGTCCGCTTGGTTTTTTAGGAAAACTTGCTGATTTCTTATTTTTAAAAAGATATATGAAACAATTTTTGTTAGAAAGAAACAATACCATCAAATTATATGCCGAGTCGGATAGATGGAAAGAAATTATATAA
- a CDS encoding TIGR01777 family oxidoreductase, with protein sequence MKIVIAGGTGYLGKLLTEFYTQEKENQVYILTRTQKLNYKNVNYIYWNGKSKGSWTQFLEKADVLINLTGKSVNCRYNNKNKAAIYNSRLESTAVLCEVVQSLNVPPTVFIQSSSATIYKHSEEKYMTEKDGEIGIDFSMDVCKKWEQLFNSYEFKNTRKIITRTSIVLGRNGGAFPLMKRMTKLGLGGKQGNGKQFISWISEQDYINAINYLIDKPSGVYNICAPNPIRNCSFQKELRKKLRIKVGINAPKLLLNIGAKIIGTETELLLKSRKVYPQNLLDLGFEFGTTKFNDLKI encoded by the coding sequence ATGAAAATAGTCATCGCTGGAGGAACTGGATATTTGGGAAAGTTGCTTACCGAATTTTATACACAAGAAAAAGAAAATCAAGTTTACATTTTAACACGAACTCAAAAGTTGAATTATAAAAATGTAAACTATATATACTGGAATGGAAAATCAAAAGGAAGTTGGACTCAATTCCTTGAAAAAGCAGATGTTTTAATCAACCTTACAGGGAAATCTGTGAATTGCCGATATAACAACAAAAACAAAGCTGCTATTTATAATAGTAGATTAGAAAGTACGGCTGTTTTATGTGAAGTAGTTCAGAGTTTGAATGTACCACCAACAGTATTTATCCAGTCTTCTTCAGCTACTATTTATAAGCATTCAGAAGAAAAATACATGACAGAGAAAGATGGTGAAATTGGAATTGATTTTTCTATGGATGTATGTAAAAAGTGGGAACAGTTGTTTAATAGTTATGAATTTAAGAATACACGAAAGATTATTACAAGAACTTCTATAGTTTTAGGAAGGAATGGTGGAGCGTTTCCCTTGATGAAAAGAATGACCAAGCTTGGATTAGGAGGTAAACAAGGTAACGGTAAGCAGTTTATTAGCTGGATTTCAGAACAAGACTATATAAATGCAATTAATTATTTAATTGATAAACCATCTGGTGTTTATAATATATGTGCGCCAAATCCGATTAGAAATTGCAGTTTTCAGAAAGAATTAAGAAAAAAGTTGCGAATAAAAGTAGGGATAAATGCTCCAAAGCTGTTATTAAATATAGGTGCGAAGATTATCGGAACGGAAACAGAATTGTTATTGAAAAGTAGAAAAGTTTATCCCCAAAATCTTTTAGATTTAGGTTTCGAGTTTGGTACTACAAAGTTTAATGATTTAAAAATTTAG
- a CDS encoding GbsR/MarR family transcriptional regulator has product MKLEDAKIKYIHTWGSLATNWGINKTMAQVHALLLASSKPLSADEIMEALKISRGNVNMNVRALIDWGIVRKELVAGERKEFFVADKDIWELFKQVTKERKKREIEPVLKILDELKSEVEEDSEEAKTFKKLMNDLSTVTNTVNGILDKAIKADEHWLLSNFTRMIKK; this is encoded by the coding sequence ATGAAATTAGAAGACGCAAAAATAAAATACATTCATACTTGGGGTAGTTTAGCTACAAACTGGGGGATTAATAAAACAATGGCGCAAGTGCATGCTTTATTATTGGCTTCATCTAAACCTTTGTCTGCAGATGAAATTATGGAAGCGTTAAAAATTTCAAGAGGTAACGTGAACATGAATGTGCGTGCATTAATTGATTGGGGAATTGTTCGCAAAGAATTGGTTGCTGGGGAGCGAAAAGAATTCTTCGTTGCTGATAAAGATATTTGGGAACTTTTTAAGCAAGTAACCAAAGAACGCAAAAAAAGAGAGATTGAGCCAGTTTTGAAAATTCTAGATGAATTGAAGAGTGAAGTAGAGGAAGACTCAGAAGAAGCTAAAACTTTCAAAAAGTTAATGAATGATTTATCAACTGTTACGAATACAGTAAATGGTATTTTGGATAAAGCAATCAAGGCTGATGAGCATTGGCTGTTATCGAATTTTACTAGAATGATAAAAAAGTAA